Proteins from one Homalodisca vitripennis isolate AUS2020 chromosome 3, UT_GWSS_2.1, whole genome shotgun sequence genomic window:
- the LOC124358654 gene encoding glutathione S-transferase 1-like isoform X1 translates to MTIDMYYVPASPPCRTVQVVAKILGIELNLHLVDFLKGEHMTPKFLQMNPQHSLPTIVDNGFSLSESRAIITYLMDKYSKNDSLYPRDIKRRAVINQRLYFDCSVLYQRFMDLYFPKFFGGAELDEAKEKRLDDAFNILEEYLSRTRCVAEDSYTLADISVAVTVSTIEVSGYDISKYPSVAAWMARVKTSLPAYEVNQKGVEAFKALVS, encoded by the exons ATGACTATAGATATGTATTATGTACCTGCCAGCCCTCCCTGCAGAACAGTCCAGGTTGTGGCCAAAATACTAGGAATTGAATTGAATCTTCACCTCGTCGATTTCTTGAAGGGTGAACATATGACGCCAAAGTTCCTTCAG atgAACCCTCAACATTCACTGCCTACAATTGTTGACAATGGATTCTCTCTCAGtgaaag TCGAGCTATCATCACTTACTTGATGGACAAATACAGCAAGAATGACTCTCTTTATCCGAGGGATATAAAGAGACGAGCTGTCATCAACCAGAGACTCTATTTCGACTGCAGCGTGCTCTATCAGCGATTCATGGACTTGTAT TTTCCCAAGTTCTTCGGAGGAGCCGAGCTGGACGAGGCCAAGGAGAAGAGGCTTGATGACGCATTCAATATTTTGGAAGAGTACCTGAGTCGGACCAGATGTGTGGCTGAGGATAGTTACACACTAGCAGATATCTCTGTAGCCGTCACCGTCTCTACAATTGAG gTATCTGGCTATGACATAAGCAAGTACCCCAGTGTAGCGGCTTGGATGGCCAGGGTCAAAACCTCTCTCCCTGCGTATGAGGTCAACCAGAAGGGCGTAGAAGCCTTTAAAGCGCTAGTTTCATGA
- the LOC124358654 gene encoding glutathione S-transferase 1-like isoform X2, with the protein MTIDMYYVPASPPCRTVQVVAKILGIELNLHLVDFLKGEHMTPKFLQMNPQHSLPTIVDNGFSLSESRAIITYLMDKYSKNDSLYPRDIKRRAVINQRLYFDCSVLYQRFMDLYFPKFFGGAELDEAKEKRLDDAFNILEEYLSRTRCVAEDSYTLADISVAVTVSTIEAMT; encoded by the exons ATGACTATAGATATGTATTATGTACCTGCCAGCCCTCCCTGCAGAACAGTCCAGGTTGTGGCCAAAATACTAGGAATTGAATTGAATCTTCACCTCGTCGATTTCTTGAAGGGTGAACATATGACGCCAAAGTTCCTTCAG atgAACCCTCAACATTCACTGCCTACAATTGTTGACAATGGATTCTCTCTCAGtgaaag TCGAGCTATCATCACTTACTTGATGGACAAATACAGCAAGAATGACTCTCTTTATCCGAGGGATATAAAGAGACGAGCTGTCATCAACCAGAGACTCTATTTCGACTGCAGCGTGCTCTATCAGCGATTCATGGACTTGTAT TTTCCCAAGTTCTTCGGAGGAGCCGAGCTGGACGAGGCCAAGGAGAAGAGGCTTGATGACGCATTCAATATTTTGGAAGAGTACCTGAGTCGGACCAGATGTGTGGCTGAGGATAGTTACACACTAGCAGATATCTCTGTAGCCGTCACCGTCTCTACAATTGAG GCTATGACATAA